The following are from one region of the Salvia hispanica cultivar TCC Black 2014 chromosome 1, UniMelb_Shisp_WGS_1.0, whole genome shotgun sequence genome:
- the LOC125204945 gene encoding probable serine/threonine-protein kinase At1g54610, whose translation MGCVQGKGPYSPPSTATLERLKRDGSYVRVDRDAEERRISRESERKHSSQRISVKKIVAVDETTTTVDGWPRWLVENVKPDALAGLVPKTADSYDKLAKVGHGTYSNVYKAREKVTGKIVALKKVRLDTSEPESVKFMAREIIILKKLDHPNIIKLEGIATSRMQYSLYLVFDFMPSDLTKVISRLTEPQAKCYMMQLLSGLQHCHDKGILHRDIKGSNLLIDKDGVLKIADFGLANCYKNKPRRPLTSRVVTLWYRAPELLLGATDYGVGIDLWSVGCILAEMFVKRPIMPGRNEIEQLHRIFKLCGSPSEEYWKTVKPPATFRPPQQYKANLEDAFPHFPKSALGLLSRLLSLDPAIRGTAAEALRDEFFLASPLPCSPTALTNRQRKVTFTGKDAYAKQETDNSSSSPPPSPTPAAFRALHNRAAKTEAHPNALKNIKNYPLLLASLTEAANHLKESNSGLYRRSLSQVDFRDLDLNNISKLLGLDHHDSPPSLA comes from the exons AAACACAGTTCGCAGAGGATCTCAGTGAAGAAAATCGTGGCCGTTGATGAGACCACGACCACGGTGGATGGATGGCCGAGATGGCTCGTTGAGAATGTCAAGCCGGATGCTTTGGCCGGCTTGGTCCCCAAAACCGCCGATTCTTACGATAAGCTAGCCAAG GTAGGACATGGAACGTATAGCAACGTGTACAAGGCGCGCGAGAAAGTGACCGGGAAGATTGTGGCGCTAAAGAAGGTGCGATTGGACACATCGGAGCCGGAGAGTGTGAAATTCATGGCAAGGGAGATCATAATATTGAAGAAGCTTGACCACCCCAACATAATCAAGCTTGAAGGGATAGCAACTTCAAGAATGCAATATAGTCTCTATTTGGTGTTCGATTTCATGCCTTCCGACTTGACCAAAGTCATCTCTCGACTCACCGAGCCTCAG GCAAAGTGCTACATGATGCAACTCCTGTCGGGGCTGCAGCATTGCCATGACAAGGGAATATTGCATCGCGACATAAAAGGTTCTAATCTGTTGATCGATAAAGATGGAGTGCTCAAAATTGCGGATTTTGGGCTAGCAAATTGTTACAAGAATAAGCCGCGACGGCCTTTAACTAGCCGGGTCGTGACACTATGGTATAGAGCTCCAGAGTTACTTCTTGGCGCCACGGATTATGGCGTTGGCATTGATCTATGGAGTGTCGGGTGCATCCTGGCCGAGATGTTCGTGAAGCGGCCTATCATGCCCGGCCGCAATGAGATTGAACAACTGCACAGGATTTTCAAGCTGTGTGGATCGCCGTCAGAGGAGTATTGGAAGACGGTGAAGCCACCGGCAACCTTCCGGCCACCACAGCAGTATAAGGCCAACTTGGAGGATGCATTCCCGCATTTTCCAAAATCCGCTCTAGGGCTTTTGAGTAGACTTCTATCCCTTGACCCCGCCATCCGAGGAACTGCAGCTGAAGCCCTCAGAGACGAG TTCTTCTTAGCGAGTCCCTTGCCATGTTCCCCAACTGCTCTAACCAACCGCCAAAGAAAGGTCACATTCACCGGAAAAGATGCATATGCCAAACAGGAAACGGACAATAGCTCGTCGAGCCCACCGCCATCTCCAACTCCTGCAGCTTTCCGTGCTCTCCACAACCGTGCTGCAAAAACCGAGGCTCACCCGAATGCTCTGAAAAACATAAAGAATTATCCTCTGCTTCTCGCCTCATTAACCGAAGCTGCTAATCACCTCAAGGAGAGCAACTCCGGCCTCTATCGACGTTCGCTCTCTCAAGTCGATTTTCGAGATCTTGATCTCAATAACATCTCAAAGTTGCTTGGCTTAGACCACCATGACTCACCACCCTCTTTGGCTTAA